DNA from Acipenser ruthenus chromosome 23, fAciRut3.2 maternal haplotype, whole genome shotgun sequence:
CAGAGTGTTTAAAATACTGAGAACCAGTACCTGAGATTTTGAAATGAAATATTCCAGAGCTAAGTctatagggtttttttttctgctgatctaaactgtggcagaattagatcattaaaatagatgcCTATGTCCTGTGTGAGTCAACGAAACCAAGCCTGAATGGTGAAACTGAACATCTGATATAGTATCAGTGGGGGAACTCCTTCTCTTTGGTCTTCATGTTAATGGATTCAAATGTTCAGGCCATGTTAGTCCCAGCACTATCAAAACATGCATTGTTATGGTAAAAGTTAACTTGAGGTTAAAGGAAATCGACAACCCACAAATAATATGGAACCTCATGGAATAATCagggtgcattattattattattattattattattattattattattattattattattattatgtacaggGCCACTATTAAGGGAGCTCCTACAGTGACAGAGGCTTGCCAAACTGGCTTATCAGTAAGTCTGTCCAAGCGTAACAAGCCAAACAGTTGATAATTGAGAAAATCAGTTATCtcacaaaaacatgtgtttaaaCTATTGCAGTTAGAATAAAAAAGGCAATGATATTTTATATTCACATATGATTTCATATATAACCCCCTTTTTTATATGAGGAGCTTGTGCATATCTGGAACCTTCCTTTAAAAGGATCAGTGGCGACCAGGCCCGGTATTTAGGTGCATCTGAATGATATCAATCTATATGCTGAAGTCCCTCTAGATATCACTGTATAACATTTTCTACTCATTAAGGTAAACCGTTTAGAAACAGGTGGGAACTGGGCAGTTATAGCTGCAAAATAAATCTGCTGTGTATgtatccaaatatatatataaaaaatacatcttaCAAATGTATGAGATTTCTTTTGAGTAGGTTGTGTTTTTGCAAATGTTTCCATGGCGATTTCAAGAACAGAAAGCGATGTGGGAGATTACATTACATCTTACACATGGTTCCTCTTACACAAATCATTGGTCCCCATTTAAGCCTGATTGATGTCATTTCCTGTTGTTGGTCCCTTGGCTCACAATCAGACATTTCAGGAGAGAAAAAAGAATTGCAGCTCACGCAGACATTTTAACAGTCACATTTGTTGACTAACCTAACTTAGGACAGTCGTCAGAATCGATGGAACCAGTTTGCTAAGAAAGTGCTATCAAGAGATACGGCATGAAACCAAACAAGTGAAGAGTGGAGCCTGTGGCAAAAAGTATTCAGAGCTTTCAAAAAGAAAGAGACTGTGTGAAAGTGCTAACAAGCTTTCTGTTACTgtcaatgataataataataatactacaaacaTATGAGCATAGCATGACAAACAAAGACTGTTATGATTTACTGGCTATGGACACTCAAAGGTATAGCTATGTGTGGCAGTCTTTTGAATTCCATGAACTCCAGGCAATAAGCAAACCCTTGGAGGCTCTCTCCTGGCGTATAGTGCAGGGAGCTAAGCGCTCTCTGTCTGCTCATACTGTATGTCCATTAATCAttttgccaattagtttttttggtACAATAAAACTGTACTCATttcaggtttatatatatataatgcaccagtaattaaaatatatcaaaaactaTCTAAAAAGATCAAATGGATGCAATGCATAATATGGTGATGTATTTGTACAGAGAATATCAGACAAAGGATGAATGACCAGACCTAACCAAACCCGAAAGCTTTCTTGCACCCATGTCAAATTACGACCGTTGTCCAGACTGTTTTAGGATTAGCACAAAGCCAATTGGTGGAAGCCAATTTATGATCTCAGTTCAATGTTCACTTCGGCAGTTtagaggcaattaaaaaaaaaaaaaagaaaaaaaagaaaatattattaagCAAAAAGgtggaaaaagaaaaaggagATAACTATCTGCAACATGGCATGTTAAGCTGAAGACTAAGAGTAACACCTGACTACACagagcttgggggggggggggggggggtgtaagtGTTTATCGGACTGCACAGCCCTCCAAGCTCAATGTATTCAGTGCAGTGGCCACTTCAACATGGCTTACAATAAATAgaggcacatttaaaaaaaaaattacatgttctttaaaaatgtattgaagtTAGTGGTAAAAAAAAGATCTCAGAATTATCTTTTatgctgggaaaaaaaaatggCTTTCCACAACGCACACACCAAAACAGGTCAGTTCTTAAGAACAAAATTGCTGTGTtttgtatacatatacatatacatatacataaacatatacacatacatatacagtttAGTTCTATATGTTTGGTCAGTGTGTATGGAAAGCTTCTGCAATGCCTACGCAATGGTCCACAGATTCATTCTGAAACAAGCATTGCAGTTCTATACTTTTATGCAGCTCAACCATCTTACTTGATTCGTGAGGACAGAAATTCTGagatcaagaaagaaaaaaataaagaaagaaaagaaaagatatGCAAGCACTATCTTGAGATATTAGATTTAGATTGTTTCGATTTTTATGGACCAAAATCGACAGGTTAAAAACAGAAAGGGATTTGCGCTGTGGTTGGCCTGGTTGCCCCCTCTCCCCCCACACCCCCATTACTTCTTAAACATGTCCTGCAGTGGCCCGGGCAGGAACTTGAGCACGGTGTCCAGGATGCTCTCCTCGTCCTCCTCATCTTCGTCCCCACAGCCCGCAGGGATCGCCTTTTTGGGGCGTGTGAGCGAGCCCTCGCACGCCTGctccatcgctgccttctcctccgcctccttctcctccttcttcttcaaGCCGTACTGGGAACACAAGGAGGGGGCGTCGCTGTTAGACTGGGTGTGTACCGCCTCACTTGATAACAACAGCAAGGATCATTATGGCAAAGTATGACGCTGCTATACTCTTagaaccaaataacaaaacaaatactgtaataacaatactaTAAATTTGGTGCAAGCACATTTAATCCAAGCAGATGTCATATTCTGTATGTTACATCTCCTTGTTATAAACTGAAACTGCTAAAGAGGGATCTGATCTCTTCTTAGAGTTTTCCCTTAGAAGTCACATCCTTCTTTTAGCATtcttattctatttatttttctagaGAATTCTATAGCCCCTGCTGTTGCCTCAGAGATGCAATCAGAATCCATAATGGAGATTATAAAATAAAGTAGGACAAAGGAAATTCAGTGCTTAGTGAGATCTCGGCAATAACCACACCAGTAGATTATTAAAGATGGCAGATAGCAGAGTGTTTTGCGGTGCAGAGAGGTACAAAGTTAATGGTGAATACAGCTGCACAGGAGAAGGAGAACGCTGAgcccaaaacagaaataatatccTGTCTCATCTCGGGCAATATCAAAGGCAGTCACTGTTGCCAAGACAATCATTACAGCCTtgataaatattttgttttctttcttttatggCGGTGTAACTGATCTTTCCCGACCATTCTCCAGATGAAAGGTAATTCTCAAGCAgcaaaataatgataaaaaaatgaTGCAATGATGGCTATCATGttggtgtattgtttttaaagaaatatgaagGAAATTGCAGTGCCACATGCAACTAGTTTGCAGAGGTATACTgcggtaaaagcatagcaacgtgaAGAAGAAAACCAGAAGAAATTATTATCAGAAATGAAATTAGAAGAAAAGCCCAGCTCTTGTATACCCATGATTTTGGTAACTGGCGAGACACCTGGCTCTGCTTTCATGCAGTTTATAATCCATGTCCCTCTCCATAAAGTTTAATGAGCTTTTCTTATTAATAAACTTAATAAACAAAGTGACAAATCAATGTTCTTGATGCTGTAAAAAGCAATGGTGCCACGCAGGGAACAACTTTAATGTTATAGAATGATAACCATGCAGTGATGCAATGACAGTATAATAAAGCTAATTGTGTTACAATGGAATTAGCTGTCGTCTTACAGGAACTGCTACCTCTGTGGCAATAACGTCACATTGGAACAGCAATAAACACTGACATCAGCTGCCCCTTACACACCCTGGAAACATGCCAAGGATATCCAgctagaaaaaaatgtaaacgaGTGAATTAACTGTGCTGCACTGTCTGTGCGTATTGTAAAGAATGTGTTTAAGAACTGTATCCCCTTTCAGAGATGTTCTGTCACTGTGCTGGGGTGGGGAGGCCCTTTATGTAGCCCAGAGGCAACCCTGTTAAGGAGATGCTCAGCGTATTCTCATAATATTAATGCAATCACAGTTAGAGTTTATCTAGCCAGGCTGGATGATTAACAACTCTGGACAGCCATTTGGCAGCAGTCTTTGGGCTTGTCAGGCTCTTTATTCAATTGCTTGGAACGGAAAATAAAAACCAGCGCTGCATTTTTTTAAGTTCTTTAGGATCTCATTAGTGCTCTGCTCAATGTGTCACTCTTTTAATGACCTGGAACAGACAGGCATCGCTGCAATAAAACACAGAGGTGTGTTCCCATCAGCTCAGGGAACTGTAGCATGTACTGAACTGTAAAAAGCAAATCAACTTTCTCTTAACTCAGCTCTAGGGAGAAGATGAGAAGATGGGTAGATACAATGTTATGGGCCAATGGTAGGATGGTGCCCCAGTATTAACCTTTTTATATTGTGACATACTGATGATATCGCCATGGAATGAATCCATTCCTATTTCTAATCCAATGCATTACCACTGTACCATATCAGTACAGGTGTGCTACTGTATTGTAAAGGTCCTTTTGTTAAACAGTGAGACCATGTAAAGGCTCATGTGACAGGGAGGAGCCAAGACGCAAGCTAGCAAGCATCAGGCTGGTTTGCACTAGCTGTTATGGAGCTTTTAAAGTGAATATTGATAGGGATGACAGTTTGCTTTTGTTGTGCTTATCTCTGTTTTGGGCAcctttccctttttttcagaTGTGATGTTTAGTCTCTTACTTGTcgtttgaacattaaaatcatAATATATCTCCCTTGCATCCAAACACACGTTTCCTTTAGTAAATTTAGTAGTAAACTGCAAATTCTTCTTTTGATGTCATTTTCCTGGTGCACCAAAAGGTCACCAGAAGAAACTGTGTTTTTCTCAAATCAAGCTCTGCAAGAACGCATCTTGTTTGACAAGAAATACCAGCACTTATATATCACTGCATGCAATgatgctaaacattttttttgtaaaactataAGACCTATGGcataaagttttgcatcagcgagaattttaggattgagacaattaaaaaaaaaaaaactgtatgaacattatttagataaagaaaccacaaaatgatattgcaaaagtctacttgGAGCCATAATGctagtaaagtatttcatgttcgatttttCGAAATGTCTTcagtttttgttaagtatatggaaaactacaaagtggttagtgattcaatgtgttaatgtaacaggaggaggtTCCTGGACTGGACTGACCTTGTCTCGGATCTGCTGTCGTACTTTCTCCCTTTCTGCCTCCATGCGGGCGTGCTTgtccttcctctcctcctcctgctgCCTCAGCGCCTCctgcctctcctcctctttcttctGAGCATcggggtccttctcctcctccccaCCCAGCATCTTCCCCATGTCTTTGGTGGCCCCTGCAAAACACGCACGCGCTCTTTATCATTCACGTTTCATTACATGAATCAGGCATGCACTCGTGTATGGCAGGGTGCATCTGTTAAACAAACCAGGCAAATGCTCTTAATGTGATAATGAGtctgtgaaaatgtattagaaatCCACATATCTATTTTCACATCTTCTGTACGCTTTGGTAAATTACCCACAATttaccttttcttttttcctcCTGTATGAGAGGCGTGACTGGGTTTTCAAAGGAAACGGTATGTCTTTTTATAAACCCATGAACTTACAGGATTGCTGTGATTATAAAGAACATTGTCCTTCCTGAATCTATTCTTAATAGCAATCCTAAGTGTCCTGAATGCACAAAGTAGGATCATTCATCGATAGATAATTACATAGTTTAATTATAAAAGGAGGGTAACAAAAATACCAAAAAGTCTATGATGTGAAGGGCTCCACTCAACTAGGTAAGGAGCTTTTTAGATAAgagcttttattatttacttgaaCGTATTATGGGTTTCAGTGTTGGGGGTTAAGGGTTGTGGAATTGgggttcttatatatatatatatatatatatatatatatatatatatatatatatatatatatacacatatacaaatCTTTTTCCTCTAGGATAACAAGGTTTCTTCAAGACAGTGGTTCAAATTGCTTAGCAAATACCTCCAATATATCCAATGTCATCATTTCAGTATCTATTACTAAAACATCAAGGGTGTATTATAGAGTGCTAGAAAAAGCTTTCATGAAATGTTCATAGGAGAATTTTATGATATTATGGAGGTATTTACTGTAACCGCAGTGTGTTCAATTTGAAAGTCTTATCTGGGGCCTGTTCTGGAACCCTCAGCTCACTTGCAAGCATATACGTGTCTTTAGAGAGGCGTCTGTTTGCTCTGTAAACAGAGTCTGTCTCTTCTAGGATAGCAGAGAAAATTGGTTCCCTTTACACATCACAAATAAACCCTCACTAAAGAGAAACTTTACAGACAGTCTCTCCAACAATGGACATAGACTGAATTACCCTTTCAATCCCTAAAGGGATTatccagggcagggcagggcagagcaaaCTTGCATTGCGGTGACCTGTGTTGTACCTGCCTTGTGCATAAACAAGGGCATGAGGCTCACATGTGCAAAGGCATATACTTGATAGAAAATGTGTTGTTCGAGGAAATAATTTCCCTGCTAGAGAAAGACTATCAGATCGTAAGATGAGTGCTCAAGTAAAAGCTGTTAAGGCAGTTGTTGTGGGAGTGAAGGTGGAGAATATTCTATCTGCTGGTTGTGAGTGATTTGCTTGACTCTCACTTACACCCTCACTTACATGGAAGACAAATGCAGATTAAAAAGGCAGTGATACAAATGGACTgcattgaagaagaagaagaagaagaagaagaagaagaaga
Protein-coding regions in this window:
- the LOC117413313 gene encoding complexin-2 isoform X2 — translated: MDFVMKQALGGATKDMGKMLGGEEEKDPDAQKKEEERQEALRQQEEERKDKHARMEAEREKVRQQIRDKYGLKKKEEKEAEEKAAMEQACEGSLTRPKKAIPAGCGDEDEEDEESILDTVLKFLPGPLQDMFKK
- the LOC117413313 gene encoding complexin-2 isoform X1; translation: MDFVMKQALGGATKDMGKMLGGEEEKDPDAQKKEEERQEALRQQEEERKDKHARMEAEREKVRQQIRDKYGLKKKEEKEAEEKAAMEQACEGSLTRPKKAIPAGCGDEDEEDEESILDTVLKFLPGPLQDMFKKYSTEPQTHLEGCT